The Thermomicrobiales bacterium genome contains the following window.
GATGTTTGCGAGGAGGACGAACACGGTTAGCAGGACGACGATCGCTTGCACAACCTGGAAGTCAAAGCGGTTGACTGAGTCGAGGAACAACGAGCCAAGTCCCGGCCAGGCAAAGATCGACTCAACAACGACCGAGCCGCTGATGAGGAATCCAGCCCGCACACCGAGGATCGTGATGATCGGCAGAAGCGCATTGCGAACTGCGTGCCCGACGATCACGGCGTACTCGGAGAGTCCCTTCGATCGCGCGGTCTTTACGTAGTCCTGCTCAAGGACTTCGAGCATCGTTCCGCGCATCATGCGCGTCAGGAGCGCCAGCTCGTTGAGTGACAACGCGAGGACCGGCAGGATATACGCTTTCCAGCCGCTCGAACCGAACGGCGGTAACCAGCCTAATTTGAGCGAGAAGAAGATGATTGACATCAGCGCGACCCAGAAGACAGGCAACGCCACGCCCGCGCTTGCGATCACCATGACAGCCGAGTCGTAGGCGGAATAGCGCTTAATTGCCGCCAACATTCCGGCTGGAATGGATATGATGATCGCTATGACGTACGCAATGAGGTTCAACTTCAGCGTGGGAATCGCGGCGCTGAAAATCATGCCGCTAACCGGCGAGCCACGTCGGACGATGGACTCACCCAGGTCGCCAGAAACGAAGTTCTTTAACCACGTGAAGTACTGCTCATACCACGGGCGATCCATGCCCCACTTGTGCAGGATAGCCGCGCGTTGCTCGGCCGACATCTGCACGTTGCCCTCGCCGAGCATCAGGTCAATCGGGTCGCCGGGTGCTGCCTGAAGGATCGCAAACGCGAAGAACGTGATGATAAATACCACCACGACCCCCTGCAGCAGTCGACGAATGATGTAGCTAACCATCGCGGCTCGTTCCAGTTCCCGTTAACTCGGCAAGCTGCCGGAATCGCGTGCAGCGACTCCGACAGCTAACCGGTGAGATCAGATCAGGCCTCTTCGATCCACATCTTGTAGGCCATGTTGTAGACTTGGCTACCCGAGAGCAGCGGCTCTTCTGGCAGACCCTTCACCCGAGTGGTGAAGAACACGAACCAGTCCCAATACTGCACGAACAGAATCGGCACATCTTCGCAGAAGATCTCCTGGACGCGCTTGTAGATCACCTTGCGCTTCTCAGGATCTGGCTCGGCCAGTCCATCTTCAAGCAGCTGATCCATCTCCGGGTTGGAGTAGTGCGTGCCAAGAGACACGCCAGACCAATCGGAGTGCATCACCGCGGTGGCATCCGGGTCGCCACCAGAACCGCCCCACGTCCAGTTGTGCATACCCATCTGGAGCTTGTTGGAACGGACATCTTCAGTCATGGCAGTCGATTCGACAATGTCAAACTTCCCACCGACCTGGGTGACCCACTGCTGGAACGCCTCGACGATCGGACGCCGTGCCTGATCGCCCGAGATCATGCCGCACTTCCACTCCAGCCGAACGCCATCCTTTTCACGGACGCCGTCGCTGCCCATGGTCCAGCCGGCCTCGTCCAGCATCTGGTTGGCCGTATCCGGGTCGTAGTCGTACTTCATGACATCGGTGTCGTCGTGATAATACGCGACTGCCGGCGACAGGTTGGTCGTGGCTTTCACTGCCAGCCCGCGCCAGATGTCGTTCACGATCGTGTCCCGATCCAGGGCAAACATCATCGCTTGGCGAACGACCTTGTCCTTGAACTGATCGCTCGTCGTGTTGATCTGGAAGTTGTTGCAGGCAGTGCTTGACGTGATCGAGACATAGAAATTGCCGCTGTCGCGCAGGCGGATGTTGTCATCCGTGTTGAGCGACCAGACCGACGAATCGGCCTCACCAGTTTCCAGCGCAATCGCGCGCACCGATGGCTCCGGAACGGTGTTCAGGCGATAGCCATCAAGGAGCGGGCGACCACGAAAGTGATCCTCGAACGCCTCGAGTTCAACGAACGATGCAGGATCGTAGTCCTTCATCTTGAACGGACCGGTACCAACCGGGTTCGTGCTGTACTCGGCATCGCCGATCGGCTCGTGAACGTGCTTCGGAACGATGAACGACGAACCGGCCTTGGTGAGGAACGCAGCATTCGGCGCGTCAAGGCTGACGACAACGGTCATGTCATCCGGTGCCTCAACGCTGGTTATGCCAACAAAGCGGCTACCGGTCGTCATCGCGTTGTCCGGATTGCCGTAGTATTCGAAGGTGTACACAACATCCTCAGCCGAGAACGTCTCACCATCATGGAACGGGACATCGGATCGCAGCTTGAATGTGTAGACGGTGCCGTCATCGCTGATCTCATACGACTCGGCGAGCGTCGGCTGATACTCGAACCACGGGTCCATTTCGGTAAGTGCGTTATGGATCTGCGTGATGCAGGCCCAGTTGACCGTCGGACCGATGTAGTCCGGGCTCAGGCCATCGACGCCCTCGTGGCCCATCACAATCAGCATGCCGCCTTGCTTGCCTTCGCCACCGGTGGATTCGGTCGCCTCGGCTGCAGGCTCCTCGGTCGCCTCGGCTGCAGGCTCCTCGGTCGCTTCGGCTGCCGGCTCTTCGGTTGCCTCGCCGCTGGTATCGGCAGTCGGCTCGGCGGCATCAGCGGTCGTCGCTGTTGCTGCCGGCGTATCGTCATCGTCGTCACCACCGCAAGCGGAGAGCACCGAGCCGGCCAACGGCAAGGCAGCACCCATGACGACGGCGCGTTTCAAAAACCCGCGGCGCGAGGTCGGTCCCACGCGCTCAAGCAAATCGGACATGCGTGTTAGTCGATCCACGCTCAATCACCCCTCCTGAGAATGTCCAACGGTTCGTGTCGTTCGGTTGGTTCGTCACCTGTTGCAACCGAGAAGAGATTGACTGCCGGGCACCTCCCCTCTGCCGTCCCCTTAGAAGTGGAAGATCTCCCTACGGTCTCTCCCTGTGTGCGTCGAATACTTGTCGTCACATTCGTATGACGCCAAGCTCCCCCTCGACCACGACCTGTGTACCAAATTGCTCAGAGAGCTTCTGGAACCGATTGAGGATACCAGTTGCAACCGCCCCAGTTGCAAGGCGCGGTCGCCCTCGCTGGTGGGTTGCCTCACCAAGCCCGAGCCAAACTGGATAGATCGTTATCTCTCTGAGGGTCGATCCGTCCCAGTGACAGACCGGGACGATCGTCTCCCAGTAGCGCTGATCGGCCGGGAATCCCTTAGTGTCGCCCTCGGATCGCTGCGCGTAGACCTGTCCAGGTGTCGTCGTCGGCTCAATCCGAAATGTCTCATACGAATCCGACGGCAGCTTGTACGTCAGCTCGTTCTGGCCAACGAAGTTGCCGAGGCTGTAGAACACCGGCTTGCCGTCGATGATCTCGACGCCGCGCAGCAGATGCGGACCGTGGCCAACCACGACGTCTGCGCCGGCCGCGATGACGCTGCGGGCAAATGCTCGGATGAAGTCGGCCGGCTCCTCCTTCGTCTTGCCTTGTTCGTGCGCATGAATGCTGGCAACCACAAGGTCAGATCGACCGGCAGCTTCGGCAACCCAGGCGCAGATCTCATCCAGATCGCGCTGGTTCGGTGCCGTCTCAATCCGCGTCGAGTCACCGGCGCGGAAGTTGGCATCGAGGAACGGCAGGATGTCTTCGGATGCTGGTGGGAAGCCGAACCCCAGCCGGATGCGATCCAGACGGCGTTCCTCGAGCCCGAGGTTGGTGACGACACGGCGCAACGCCGCCAGATCGTCCTCTGGAACGATATACGTCGTGGAGTAGCGCAGCGGGTTGATTCCGGGACGCCCGGCCATGTCGGGCCGCTGGACGCTCGCTTGCTGCCCCTTGCCAAACGTCGAGGCACAGGCCACCAATCCGACCGACCCGGCGCTCGTGTCCAGATAGGCAGGCATGCGCGCTTCGCCCAGATTGCGGCCTATGCCTGCCCAGACAATGTCATGTGCGTTGAGGATGTCGATCGTCGTCAGCAGGCCCGACACACCATAGTTCAGGCTGTGATTGTTCGGCATGGCAAAGAGATTGATTCCGGCGGCCACCAACTCATCAATCACCCACTCATGCGCCCCGAGGTGCGAGCCCCCGCTGTCTTCGACGGGATAGCCCTCAAAGTTGTTGGGCAACGACTCCAGATTGGTAAAGGAGACGTCGCTCTCCCGGAGAACCTGCAGCAACGCTTGCGTTGGCTCATCCTGATACACGCTGATGCTGCGGGCGATCAGGCTATCACCCGTCAGCGCCATGCGCAGCGCCTGTTGTTCGGTCATCCAGCGTTTTCCCCTCAGTCTGGCCGATGAACTGGCGCGGAATCAGCAACCAGGAACCGTGCCCTTGCCGCCGATTTCCCGTCCAACAGCACAAAAATGCCTGGGGTCGCGTTACCGCGTCCCCAGGCTGGTGACGATAAACCGGAATTTAGTCCTCGTCAATCCACAGCTTGTTGGCCATGTTGTAGATCTGGCTGCCGGCTAGCAGCGGCTCCTCCGGCAGGCCCTTCACACGCGTCGTGAAGAAGACGAACCAGTCCCAGAACTGAATGTAGAGGATCGGCACGTCTTCGCAGAAGATCTCCTGCACACGCTTGTAGATGACCTTGCGCTTCTCCGGATCCGGCTCCGCGAGGCCATCCTCCAGCAGCTGGTCCATCTCCGGGTTTGAGTAATAGGTACCAACCGACGGGCCCGACCAGTCCGAGTGCAATACGGCGGTCGCGTCCGGGTCGCCACCGTCGCCGCCGTACGTCCAGTTGTAGAGCGCCATCTGATTCTTGTGCTCACGCACCGAACCGATGATGTCAGTCGTTTCGATGATGTCCATCTTGCAGCCAATCTGGCTGACCCACTGCTGGACGGCCTCAGCGATTGGGCGGCGTGCCTGATCGCCCGAGATGATGCCGCAATTCCACTGCAGCTTGATGCCATCCTTCTCGCGGATGCCATCACCGCCAACAGTCCAGCCGGCCGCATCCAGCGCGGCAGCTGCCTTGTCGAGATCATAGTCGTACTTGGCCACATCCGTGTCGTCGTGGTAGTACGCCAGCGCCGGGGACAAGTTCGTTGTCGCTTTCACTGCCAGTCCGCGCCAGATGTCATTGACGATCGAATCACGGTCAACGGCATACATCAGCGCCTGGCGGACAGCTTTGTCCTTGAACTGATCCGAAGAGCAGTCCATCGGCATGTGGTTCACCGCCGTGCTGGACGTGATCGACGTCCAGTACTCACCACTGTCGCGCAGCCGAATATTGTCGTCCGTGCTGAGGGACCAGACCGACGAATCCGCCTCGCCCGTCTCCAGCGCGATCGCGCGCACCGACGGCTCCGGCACGGTATTCAGGCGGTAGGCATCGAGGTATGGGCGGCCACGGAAGTGGTCGTCGAACGCCACCATCTCGACAAACGACGCCGGGTCGTATTCCGAGAGCTTGAACGCGCCAGTTCCGATCGGCTGGCGGCTGTACTCCTCGTCGCCAATCGGCTCGTGGATGTGCTTCGGCACGATGAAGCCGGAGGCTCCCTGCGTCAGGAACGCCGCGTTCGGCGTCTTCAGATTGATGACGACAGTGTTGTCATCCGGCGCGTCGACAGTGTCGATCGAGATGAAGTTGCTGCCGGTCGTCATGGCGTTGTCGGGGTTCGCGTAGTACTCCAGCGTGTACTTCACATCGGCCGACGAGAAGATCTCGCCGTCGTGGAACGGCACGTCCGGATGCAGCTTGAAGGTGTAGATCAGGCCATCGTCGCTGATCTCGTAGGAGTCTGCGAGGATCGGCTGATACTCGAACCACGCATCCATCTCCACCATGGCGTTGTGGATCTGGGTAATGCAGGCCCAGTTCACCGTCGGGCCGATGTAGTCCGGGCTGAGGCCATCGACGCCCTCGTGACCCATGACGATCAGCTTGCCGCCCTGCTTCGGTTCACCCGCTGCGCCGCCGGTTGATTCGGTTGCTTCCGCTTCGGGCTCCTCAGTCGCCTCGGACGAGCTGCCCTCAGTCGCCTCCGCTTCTGGCTCTTCGGTTGCTTCGCCGCCGCTGGTATCAGCAGTTGCGTCGCTCGATGCAGCCGTCGTCGCCGTTGCTGCCGGCGTGTCGTCGTCATCATCCCCGCCGCATGCGCTCAGCACCGAGCCGGCAAGTGGCAGCGCTGCGCCCATAATCGCAGCGCGCTTCAGGAATCCGCGGCGCGATGTGGCACCGACGCGATCCAGAAGTTCAGTCATGTTCTGCAATCGATCCAAGCTATTCCACCTGTTCTGCGTATCGCTCACATTTCGACGTTCATGGTTTGAACGGAAAAACACCAGACCAGATCAGCCGCTAAGCCCCTCCCCACGACCACATCGGAACGTCGACATTATTCTCGATCTCCGGTGTTGGGTCTTCAGCGCCACATCCCACCCCCCGCACATGATCAGCCTTACACGGCTGCTGGCTCGAGATCGTGTCGCCTCGTCGTTCGCACATTCGTTGGAACTATCATCACACAAACAGAACCCGGGGTGCGTTGCCGCATCCCCGGGCTTCGAACATCCGGTGGCTACCTCAGCCTTCGTCGATCCACATCTTCCAGGCAGTGTTGTAGATCTGGCTGCCGGACAGCAGCGGTTCGTCAGGCAGACCCTTCACGCGGGTGGTGAAGAAGACGAACCAGTCCCAGAACTGGATGAAGAGAATCGGCACATCTTCGCAGAAGATCTCCTGCACCTGTTTGTAGATGACTTTGCGCTTGTCCGGGTCCGGCTCGGCAAGACCCTGCTCAAGCAGCGTGT
Protein-coding sequences here:
- a CDS encoding ABC transporter substrate-binding protein encodes the protein MDRLTRMSDLLERVGPTSRRGFLKRAVVMGAALPLAGSVLSACGGDDDDDTPAATATTADAAEPTADTSGEATEEPAAEATEEPAAEATEEPAAEATESTGGEGKQGGMLIVMGHEGVDGLSPDYIGPTVNWACITQIHNALTEMDPWFEYQPTLAESYEISDDGTVYTFKLRSDVPFHDGETFSAEDVVYTFEYYGNPDNAMTTGSRFVGITSVEAPDDMTVVVSLDAPNAAFLTKAGSSFIVPKHVHEPIGDAEYSTNPVGTGPFKMKDYDPASFVELEAFEDHFRGRPLLDGYRLNTVPEPSVRAIALETGEADSSVWSLNTDDNIRLRDSGNFYVSITSSTACNNFQINTTSDQFKDKVVRQAMMFALDRDTIVNDIWRGLAVKATTNLSPAVAYYHDDTDVMKYDYDPDTANQMLDEAGWTMGSDGVREKDGVRLEWKCGMISGDQARRPIVEAFQQWVTQVGGKFDIVESTAMTEDVRSNKLQMGMHNWTWGGSGGDPDATAVMHSDWSGVSLGTHYSNPEMDQLLEDGLAEPDPEKRKVIYKRVQEIFCEDVPILFVQYWDWFVFFTTRVKGLPEEPLLSGSQVYNMAYKMWIEEA
- a CDS encoding ABC transporter permease, whose amino-acid sequence is MVSYIIRRLLQGVVVVFIITFFAFAILQAAPGDPIDLMLGEGNVQMSAEQRAAILHKWGMDRPWYEQYFTWLKNFVSGDLGESIVRRGSPVSGMIFSAAIPTLKLNLIAYVIAIIISIPAGMLAAIKRYSAYDSAVMVIASAGVALPVFWVALMSIIFFSLKLGWLPPFGSSGWKAYILPVLALSLNELALLTRMMRGTMLEVLEQDYVKTARSKGLSEYAVIVGHAVRNALLPIITILGVRAGFLISGSVVVESIFAWPGLGSLFLDSVNRFDFQVVQAIVVLLTVFVLLANILTDLLYAVIDPRIRLNK
- a CDS encoding CapA family protein encodes the protein MTEQQALRMALTGDSLIARSISVYQDEPTQALLQVLRESDVSFTNLESLPNNFEGYPVEDSGGSHLGAHEWVIDELVAAGINLFAMPNNHSLNYGVSGLLTTIDILNAHDIVWAGIGRNLGEARMPAYLDTSAGSVGLVACASTFGKGQQASVQRPDMAGRPGINPLRYSTTYIVPEDDLAALRRVVTNLGLEERRLDRIRLGFGFPPASEDILPFLDANFRAGDSTRIETAPNQRDLDEICAWVAEAAGRSDLVVASIHAHEQGKTKEEPADFIRAFARSVIAAGADVVVGHGPHLLRGVEIIDGKPVFYSLGNFVGQNELTYKLPSDSYETFRIEPTTTPGQVYAQRSEGDTKGFPADQRYWETIVPVCHWDGSTLREITIYPVWLGLGEATHQRGRPRLATGAVATGILNRFQKLSEQFGTQVVVEGELGVIRM
- a CDS encoding ABC transporter substrate-binding protein yields the protein MTELLDRVGATSRRGFLKRAAIMGAALPLAGSVLSACGGDDDDDTPAATATTAASSDATADTSGGEATEEPEAEATEGSSSEATEEPEAEATESTGGAAGEPKQGGKLIVMGHEGVDGLSPDYIGPTVNWACITQIHNAMVEMDAWFEYQPILADSYEISDDGLIYTFKLHPDVPFHDGEIFSSADVKYTLEYYANPDNAMTTGSNFISIDTVDAPDDNTVVINLKTPNAAFLTQGASGFIVPKHIHEPIGDEEYSRQPIGTGAFKLSEYDPASFVEMVAFDDHFRGRPYLDAYRLNTVPEPSVRAIALETGEADSSVWSLSTDDNIRLRDSGEYWTSITSSTAVNHMPMDCSSDQFKDKAVRQALMYAVDRDSIVNDIWRGLAVKATTNLSPALAYYHDDTDVAKYDYDLDKAAAALDAAGWTVGGDGIREKDGIKLQWNCGIISGDQARRPIAEAVQQWVSQIGCKMDIIETTDIIGSVREHKNQMALYNWTYGGDGGDPDATAVLHSDWSGPSVGTYYSNPEMDQLLEDGLAEPDPEKRKVIYKRVQEIFCEDVPILYIQFWDWFVFFTTRVKGLPEEPLLAGSQIYNMANKLWIDED